A genomic window from Glaciihabitans sp. INWT7 includes:
- a CDS encoding LacI family DNA-binding transcriptional regulator codes for MANIMEVARLAGVSHQTVSRVLNNENTVRPQTRAKVEAAIRELRYRPSSVARALATRKTRTLGLVSTGNPLYGPASIALAFNGAAREAGYQVITASMAEADRDEILQAIDVLLRQQVEAIVLVASDHSSIEAIDGLELDTPLVTADSSGHGSFPSVSIDQFCGAELATAHLADLGHRDILHLAGPEGSLDARERERGWRSELARRGLPVHEPLHGDWTADSGRSIGEHLIAAGMTSAIFVANDQMTLGLLHALDDHGIAVPAEVSIVGFDDIPEAAHFSPPLSTIRQDFTELGRRIMGTVSSVLDGRVLTDPVKTAPHLVERESAIRR; via the coding sequence GTGGCGAACATCATGGAGGTCGCGCGACTCGCGGGCGTCTCCCACCAGACCGTGTCGAGGGTGCTCAACAACGAGAACACGGTGCGCCCGCAGACGCGGGCCAAGGTGGAGGCCGCGATCCGGGAGCTGCGCTACCGACCGAGCTCCGTTGCCCGGGCGCTCGCTACCCGCAAGACCCGCACGCTGGGTCTCGTGAGCACGGGAAATCCCCTCTACGGTCCCGCGAGTATCGCCCTGGCCTTCAACGGGGCGGCACGCGAGGCCGGCTACCAGGTCATCACCGCCAGCATGGCCGAAGCCGATCGGGATGAGATTCTGCAAGCCATCGACGTGCTGCTGAGACAGCAGGTCGAAGCGATAGTGCTCGTCGCCTCCGACCACTCCTCGATCGAGGCGATCGACGGTCTCGAGCTCGACACACCGCTGGTGACCGCGGACTCGAGTGGGCACGGAAGCTTTCCCAGCGTCTCGATCGACCAGTTCTGTGGTGCCGAATTGGCCACAGCCCATCTCGCAGACCTCGGCCACCGGGACATCCTGCACCTCGCCGGTCCCGAGGGATCCCTCGACGCCCGGGAACGCGAGCGTGGCTGGAGGAGCGAGCTTGCCCGTCGGGGTCTTCCGGTGCACGAACCCTTGCACGGAGACTGGACTGCGGACAGCGGACGGTCCATCGGCGAGCACCTCATCGCCGCCGGCATGACCTCCGCGATCTTCGTTGCGAATGACCAGATGACGCTCGGCCTGCTTCATGCGCTGGATGACCACGGCATCGCCGTGCCCGCAGAGGTGAGCATCGTCGGCTTCGACGACATCCCAGAAGCGGCGCACTTCTCACCCCCGCTCTCCACCATCCGACAGGACTTCACCGAGCTCGGTCGCCGGATCATGGGCACGGTGTCGTCAGTGCTCGACGGGCGCGTGCTCACCGATCCGGTGAAGACCGCTCCCCACCTGGTGGAACGCGAATCGGCGATTAGACGCTGA
- a CDS encoding carbohydrate ABC transporter permease, whose protein sequence is MSVETSSAAIVGQFKTTARPVKRRTLSQAQERGKWWRFVLILVICAIVLVPIVAVVLLSLEPSLGSTARGVTLENFGKIFSETSVGTWLANSLLVTLVTVVISVTVAAPAGYVLSRGRSRLVSGYSLILFIVQSLPVVTAVIPLFILFAQIGLVDNLVGVTIIYVGSTMSVAIWMMAAYFDSIPITLEEAAWMDGCSVFGSFTRIVLRNSLPGVLSTAIFAFLLAWNDYLVAVVFLRSDENYTLQIGLQTFFQQNQTNWGLVMAVAVVMMLPPVLLFAALNKYFSVGGIGGSLAGR, encoded by the coding sequence ATGAGCGTCGAAACCTCCAGTGCCGCGATAGTCGGGCAGTTCAAGACAACCGCGCGACCGGTCAAGCGCCGCACCCTGAGCCAGGCCCAGGAGCGGGGCAAGTGGTGGCGATTCGTGCTGATCCTCGTCATCTGCGCCATCGTTCTCGTTCCGATCGTCGCCGTCGTGCTGCTCTCTCTCGAACCCTCGCTCGGCAGCACCGCGCGCGGAGTCACGCTCGAGAACTTCGGAAAGATCTTCAGCGAGACCTCCGTCGGTACCTGGCTCGCCAACAGCCTCCTGGTCACCCTAGTGACGGTCGTCATCTCGGTGACGGTCGCAGCGCCGGCCGGTTATGTGCTCTCGCGGGGACGCAGCAGGCTCGTCTCCGGCTACTCCCTCATCCTGTTCATCGTGCAGTCGCTTCCGGTGGTCACCGCGGTCATCCCACTCTTCATCCTGTTCGCCCAGATCGGCCTCGTCGACAATCTGGTCGGGGTCACGATCATCTATGTCGGCTCGACCATGTCGGTGGCGATCTGGATGATGGCCGCCTACTTCGACTCCATCCCGATCACCCTCGAAGAGGCGGCCTGGATGGATGGATGCTCGGTGTTCGGAAGCTTCACGCGGATCGTGCTGCGCAACTCGTTGCCTGGCGTGCTCTCCACCGCGATCTTCGCCTTCCTGCTCGCCTGGAACGACTACCTCGTCGCTGTCGTGTTCCTGCGCTCCGACGAGAACTACACGCTCCAGATCGGCCTGCAGACGTTCTTCCAACAGAATCAGACCAACTGGGGCCTCGTGATGGCGGTCGCCGTGGTGATGATGCTGCCGCCGGTCCTGCTCTTCGCCGCCCTGAACAAGTACTTCAGCGTCGGCGGGATCGGTGGTTCGCTCGCCGGGCGTTGA
- a CDS encoding carbohydrate ABC transporter permease, with the protein MTTESVIGALKKARSGVGNAGSGKPAGERERRRRFTHSRAFVFFVLPSLILLVLLNLYPVIYAGLQSLRNGDLLSAGDFVGLNNYISMVQTPAFWHAAGFTVVFTLVGVFGSWAIGLGLALLLRTRIPAGGVFKVLLLLPWVVPVVVSATSWNWLVATPQSPLPVLAQALGLGNVLFLADPLLAQVTVCVFKVWISFPFMMMMMSSALASVDVNVYEASKVDGASAFQTFGRITLPMISRSTYISWILMTIFCVNDFPSIFLLTGGGPVNSTQTLVVLAYSTVFQNFQTGPGVAIAFMMTIVLVIIATLLYRQIRKVNIE; encoded by the coding sequence ATGACGACCGAGTCCGTGATCGGAGCGCTCAAGAAGGCGCGGAGCGGCGTGGGCAACGCCGGGTCGGGTAAACCGGCGGGCGAGCGTGAACGCCGAAGGCGGTTCACCCACTCGCGGGCTTTCGTCTTCTTCGTTCTGCCGTCGCTGATCCTCCTGGTGCTGTTGAACCTGTACCCGGTGATCTATGCCGGGCTGCAGTCTCTGCGCAACGGCGACCTGCTCAGCGCGGGCGATTTCGTCGGTCTGAACAACTACATCTCCATGGTGCAGACCCCGGCCTTCTGGCACGCGGCGGGATTCACCGTCGTCTTCACTCTCGTCGGGGTGTTCGGCAGCTGGGCGATCGGGCTCGGGTTGGCTCTGCTGCTCCGCACCCGCATCCCGGCCGGCGGCGTGTTCAAGGTGTTGCTGCTCCTGCCCTGGGTCGTTCCGGTCGTCGTCTCGGCCACGTCGTGGAACTGGCTGGTGGCGACTCCGCAATCACCACTCCCCGTGCTCGCCCAGGCTCTCGGCCTCGGGAATGTGCTCTTCCTCGCCGATCCACTGCTCGCACAGGTGACGGTCTGTGTCTTCAAGGTATGGATCAGCTTCCCTTTCATGATGATGATGATGTCTTCGGCCCTGGCCTCCGTCGACGTCAACGTCTACGAGGCATCCAAGGTCGACGGAGCCTCCGCGTTCCAGACCTTCGGACGGATCACCCTCCCGATGATCTCCCGCTCGACCTACATCAGCTGGATCCTGATGACCATCTTCTGTGTCAACGACTTCCCGAGCATCTTCCTGCTCACCGGCGGCGGGCCGGTCAACTCCACCCAGACCCTCGTGGTGCTGGCCTATTCGACCGTCTTCCAGAACTTCCAGACCGGACCGGGGGTTGCGATCGCGTTCATGATGACCATCGTGCTCGTGATCATCGCCACGCTGCTGTACCGCCAGATCCGAAAGGTGAACATCGAATGA
- a CDS encoding ABC transporter substrate-binding protein yields MASQSTGSSFSRRGFLGIAGGVAATAALAACSTGGGSGGSAKAIKFWNMPWGGTEFNPLDKKITLAYKPKTGVGAATYQEIQWANFTQTFSSAVASNTGPAVSSGGGTQAFQFAEQGKIAYADNLIDSWKKDGIYDDFFDGLVDTLKTDKGYAAVPYNLDVRISWYNKTLMQEAGVESPTDWDSYRNVCAALKKNGVYGFGLGSGAGSFTGSHILTAFMINNGGGLFNADKKPDCVTPENIEAMDFILDLVKSGYSDPASATYTSANVQSQWKAKKFGFGWDGAGLAAGAVGDVAGDLVVGSPLTSPSGKKGGLYFPNNIMMYKNTPSQEGSEAFLTYYYQNMKELWTKKTGIGLPPLKSISETPEFQADPNNVKIIKEWQPIFKTWAAPGGSGLFYNIANTVDGTAPMITFAQSILGGNTTSKAALTALQTSMEGLMK; encoded by the coding sequence ATGGCGTCACAATCCACAGGTTCTTCCTTCTCGAGGCGGGGGTTCCTCGGAATTGCCGGGGGCGTGGCAGCGACCGCCGCCCTCGCCGCGTGTTCGACGGGAGGCGGATCCGGAGGTTCCGCCAAGGCGATCAAGTTCTGGAACATGCCGTGGGGCGGCACCGAGTTCAATCCCCTCGACAAGAAGATCACCCTCGCCTACAAGCCGAAGACCGGTGTGGGCGCGGCCACCTATCAAGAGATCCAGTGGGCGAACTTCACCCAGACCTTCTCCTCGGCAGTGGCTTCCAACACGGGGCCAGCGGTGAGCTCCGGCGGCGGCACGCAGGCATTCCAGTTCGCCGAGCAGGGCAAGATCGCCTACGCCGACAACCTCATCGACAGCTGGAAGAAGGACGGCATCTATGACGACTTCTTCGACGGCCTCGTCGACACGCTGAAGACCGACAAGGGCTACGCTGCGGTGCCCTACAACCTCGACGTGCGCATCTCCTGGTACAACAAGACGCTGATGCAGGAGGCCGGAGTCGAATCCCCGACGGACTGGGATTCCTATCGCAACGTCTGTGCGGCGCTCAAGAAGAACGGGGTGTACGGCTTCGGGCTCGGCTCCGGAGCCGGCAGCTTCACCGGCAGCCACATCCTCACGGCATTCATGATCAACAACGGCGGCGGACTCTTCAACGCAGACAAGAAGCCCGACTGCGTCACGCCCGAGAACATCGAGGCCATGGACTTCATTCTCGACCTCGTGAAGAGCGGCTACAGCGACCCGGCATCCGCCACCTACACGAGTGCGAACGTGCAGTCGCAGTGGAAGGCCAAGAAGTTCGGATTCGGATGGGACGGCGCCGGTCTCGCAGCGGGAGCTGTCGGCGACGTCGCGGGAGACCTGGTGGTCGGCAGCCCGCTCACCAGCCCGAGCGGCAAGAAGGGCGGCCTGTACTTCCCGAACAACATCATGATGTACAAGAACACTCCCAGCCAGGAGGGTTCAGAGGCATTCCTCACGTACTACTACCAGAACATGAAGGAGCTGTGGACGAAGAAGACGGGCATCGGTCTTCCGCCGCTCAAGTCGATCTCCGAGACCCCTGAGTTCCAGGCGGACCCGAACAACGTGAAGATCATCAAGGAATGGCAGCCGATCTTCAAGACCTGGGCCGCCCCCGGTGGATCGGGCCTGTTTTACAACATCGCGAACACCGTGGATGGGACCGCTCCGATGATCACCTTCGCGCAGTCGATCCTCGGCGGCAACACGACTTCGAAGGCTGCTCTCACCGCGCTGCAGACCTCGATGGAAGGCCTCATGAAGTAA
- a CDS encoding LacI family DNA-binding transcriptional regulator, with translation MSQLKVSPGRATLAEIARDASVSMSTVSKVLNGRAGVSDAVREKIEGLLHSAGYSRRGSSHEQGKLIELVFDNIDSEWSLQIIRGVESVARENGLSVILTESGGHLLVAPDWIDGILRRQPVGVVLLFSNLSVDHKRQLATRNIPFVVLDPAGDPDPDVSSVGSGNWSGGLAATRHLIELGHRRIALVSGPQEMLCSRARLSGYRSALEEAGIAFDPTLIDGGRFHYEDGVAAGMRLLTMPDRPTAIFAGNDLQAFGVYEAARLLGLVVPDDISVVGFDDVPSASWMGPKLTTVRQPLIEMAEQATRLVLALRDDPDRKLVRIDLATSLVVRESTAPPKA, from the coding sequence ATGAGTCAGCTAAAGGTTTCGCCGGGTCGCGCCACGCTCGCGGAGATCGCGCGGGATGCATCCGTGTCGATGTCCACGGTGTCGAAGGTGCTCAACGGCAGGGCCGGCGTCTCGGATGCCGTGCGCGAAAAAATCGAAGGGCTCTTGCACAGCGCCGGCTACAGCCGGCGGGGCAGCTCTCACGAGCAGGGCAAGCTGATCGAACTCGTCTTCGACAACATCGACAGCGAGTGGTCCCTCCAGATCATCCGTGGGGTCGAGTCGGTGGCGCGGGAGAACGGCCTCAGCGTGATCCTGACCGAGAGCGGTGGTCATCTGCTGGTCGCACCGGACTGGATCGACGGGATCCTGCGACGGCAGCCGGTGGGGGTCGTGCTGCTCTTCTCGAACCTGTCCGTCGACCACAAGCGGCAGCTGGCGACCCGCAACATCCCGTTCGTCGTGCTCGATCCGGCGGGCGATCCCGACCCGGATGTCTCTTCGGTGGGCTCCGGCAACTGGTCGGGAGGCCTCGCAGCGACCAGGCACCTCATCGAGCTTGGGCATCGCCGCATCGCCCTGGTCAGCGGCCCGCAGGAGATGCTCTGCTCGCGAGCGCGCCTGTCCGGCTATCGTTCCGCGCTGGAGGAGGCGGGGATCGCGTTCGATCCGACCCTGATCGACGGGGGCCGGTTCCACTACGAAGATGGCGTCGCTGCCGGCATGAGGCTGCTCACGATGCCGGACCGGCCCACCGCGATCTTCGCGGGCAACGACCTCCAGGCCTTCGGGGTCTACGAAGCCGCGCGACTTCTCGGACTGGTGGTGCCGGATGACATCTCCGTCGTCGGCTTCGACGACGTGCCCAGCGCGAGCTGGATGGGGCCGAAGCTCACGACGGTACGCCAACCCCTGATCGAGATGGCCGAGCAGGCGACGCGACTTGTGCTTGCTCTGCGCGACGACCCGGACCGCAAGCTCGTGCGCATAGACCTGGCGACGAGCCTGGTGGTGCGCGAGAGCACGGCCCCGCCGAAGGCGTAA
- a CDS encoding Gfo/Idh/MocA family protein yields the protein MSRPPFGVALVGYGFMGAAHSQAWRVAPRFFDLPVEPRMTVIVGRDASRVDAAAQQFGWAEWETDWRRVIERDDIDLVDICSPGATHVEIAIAALEAGKHVLCEKPLANTVGEAERMAEAAHRAAERGVYAMVGFSYRRVPAITFARDLVAAGKIGELRQVRALYLQDWLVDAEGPMTWRLDKELAGSGSLGDIGAHAIDAVQFVTGRRVQGVSGILQTLVNERPLLGESIGLSGTASRERGVVTVDDVALFTARLEGGILGSFEATRYATGRKNAFRLEFSGSLGAMAFDLERMNELEFYDGTDPAGLRGFRRILMTEPEHPYMAAWWPTGHGIGYEHPFSHQVRDLLVDIAAATQPQPSFDDGVQVQRVLEAVETSSASGSSWIEVHDGSETRQL from the coding sequence ATGAGTCGACCCCCCTTCGGTGTGGCGCTCGTCGGCTACGGTTTCATGGGGGCAGCCCATTCCCAGGCGTGGCGCGTCGCACCCCGATTCTTCGACCTTCCGGTCGAGCCGCGGATGACGGTGATCGTCGGTCGTGACGCGTCGCGCGTCGATGCGGCCGCGCAACAGTTCGGCTGGGCCGAGTGGGAGACCGACTGGCGCCGGGTGATCGAGCGCGACGACATCGACCTCGTCGACATCTGCAGCCCGGGTGCCACGCACGTCGAGATCGCGATAGCGGCCCTCGAGGCAGGCAAGCATGTACTCTGCGAAAAACCGCTCGCCAACACGGTCGGCGAGGCGGAGCGGATGGCCGAAGCCGCCCACCGGGCTGCGGAGCGCGGCGTCTACGCCATGGTCGGGTTCAGCTATCGGCGGGTGCCGGCCATCACCTTCGCCCGCGACCTGGTCGCGGCGGGCAAGATCGGCGAGCTCAGGCAGGTGCGGGCGCTCTACCTCCAGGACTGGCTGGTCGACGCGGAAGGTCCTATGACCTGGCGGCTCGACAAGGAGCTTGCGGGTTCCGGGTCGCTCGGTGATATCGGGGCGCACGCGATCGACGCCGTCCAGTTCGTCACGGGTCGGCGGGTGCAGGGCGTCAGCGGAATTCTGCAGACTCTTGTGAACGAGCGTCCGCTGCTCGGCGAATCGATCGGCCTCAGCGGCACCGCCTCCCGGGAACGCGGCGTGGTGACCGTCGACGATGTGGCGCTGTTCACGGCCAGGCTCGAGGGCGGCATCCTCGGTTCCTTCGAGGCCACGAGATACGCGACCGGGCGCAAGAACGCGTTCCGGCTCGAGTTCAGTGGTTCGCTCGGCGCGATGGCATTCGACCTCGAACGGATGAACGAACTCGAGTTCTACGACGGCACCGACCCGGCGGGCCTCCGCGGGTTCCGCCGCATCCTCATGACCGAGCCGGAGCACCCGTACATGGCGGCCTGGTGGCCGACCGGTCACGGCATCGGCTATGAACACCCCTTCTCGCACCAGGTGCGAGACCTACTGGTCGACATCGCCGCGGCCACCCAGCCGCAACCATCCTTCGACGACGGAGTGCAGGTGCAGCGGGTACTCGAGGCGGTCGAGACGAGCTCGGCGAGCGGGAGCTCCTGGATCGAAGTGCACGACGGTTCTGAAACGCGGCAACTGTGA
- a CDS encoding ThuA domain-containing protein, with protein sequence MTSATPPARNALIVRGGWDGHQPVETTDSMIPFLERNGFTVRVEESPAVYTDADYLATVDLILQINTMASITKDEFAGLQAAVLNGTGMGGWHGGIADSYRDNADYLHMIGGQFAHHAGKNPSDRTGEQSDNYIPYTVHITDLGRSHPITRGIEDFDLVTEQYWVLSDEYNDVLATTTQSVRPWDAWNRPVTAPAIWTRQWGKGRIFVSAPGHRLEILDDPNVRTIVERGLLWAAR encoded by the coding sequence ATGACATCGGCAACACCACCGGCGCGCAACGCCCTGATCGTGAGGGGCGGGTGGGACGGACACCAGCCCGTCGAGACCACCGACTCGATGATCCCCTTTCTCGAGCGCAACGGGTTCACGGTGCGCGTCGAGGAATCACCAGCCGTCTACACGGATGCGGACTATCTGGCGACCGTCGACCTGATCCTGCAGATCAACACGATGGCATCCATCACGAAAGACGAATTCGCCGGGCTCCAGGCGGCCGTCCTCAACGGCACCGGGATGGGCGGATGGCACGGCGGTATCGCGGATTCTTACCGGGACAACGCGGACTACCTGCACATGATCGGAGGACAGTTCGCCCATCACGCCGGCAAGAATCCCTCCGACCGCACCGGCGAACAGTCCGACAACTACATCCCGTACACCGTGCACATCACCGACCTGGGGCGCTCGCATCCCATCACCCGCGGAATCGAGGACTTCGATCTGGTGACCGAGCAGTACTGGGTGCTGAGCGACGAATACAACGACGTGCTGGCAACGACCACACAGTCGGTTCGTCCCTGGGATGCGTGGAATCGACCGGTCACCGCGCCCGCCATCTGGACGAGGCAATGGGGCAAAGGGCGCATCTTCGTCTCCGCGCCCGGCCATCGGCTCGAGATCCTCGACGACCCGAACGTTCGAACGATTGTGGAGAGAGGCTTACTGTGGGCGGCGCGCTGA
- a CDS encoding Gfo/Idh/MocA family protein: MGGALNIGIIGVGTISAQYFAEFPKLEGLHLVAVADVNEARAREVAAEQGVEALTVDALLADPRIDAVLNLTIPAAHVEIATRALLAGKHVYGEKPLALDPAEAAPMLELARQRGLRVGSAPDTVLGTGVQTARALLDSGSVGDPVAAAVHWSSPGHELWHPAPRFYYQPGGGPLFDMAPYYLTTLVTLLGPVIRVSGVATRSGRDRSIASGGDAGGSIPVDVETHVSAILEHANGVTSTVTVSFEVWASRAPLFEVYGTKGTIAVPDPNRFSDAVEVWTVETPEWTEVPVSAGYADAGRGVGLADLARAIETDRPHRASGELAFHVLEIMDAVLCAASEHRVLELTSTVERPEPVPSGASPASW; this comes from the coding sequence GTGGGCGGCGCGCTGAATATCGGAATCATCGGGGTCGGCACGATCAGTGCCCAGTATTTCGCAGAGTTCCCGAAGCTCGAGGGTCTGCATCTCGTGGCGGTCGCAGACGTCAACGAGGCTCGAGCGCGGGAGGTGGCGGCCGAGCAGGGCGTGGAGGCGCTGACCGTCGACGCTCTGCTCGCAGACCCGCGAATCGATGCGGTGCTGAACCTCACCATCCCCGCGGCGCACGTGGAGATCGCGACACGAGCTCTCCTTGCAGGCAAGCACGTCTACGGCGAAAAGCCCCTCGCGCTGGATCCTGCCGAGGCGGCGCCCATGCTCGAACTCGCTCGCCAGCGCGGCCTGCGCGTGGGCAGCGCGCCGGACACCGTTCTCGGCACGGGTGTGCAGACCGCGCGTGCGCTGTTGGACTCCGGATCCGTCGGCGACCCCGTCGCCGCGGCGGTGCACTGGAGCTCGCCGGGGCACGAGCTCTGGCATCCGGCGCCGCGGTTCTACTACCAGCCCGGGGGTGGGCCGCTGTTCGATATGGCCCCGTACTATCTCACGACTCTCGTGACGCTATTGGGCCCCGTGATCCGGGTGTCCGGCGTCGCGACGCGGTCGGGTCGGGATCGGTCGATCGCGTCGGGCGGAGATGCTGGCGGCAGCATCCCCGTCGATGTCGAGACCCATGTCAGCGCGATCCTGGAGCACGCGAACGGCGTGACGTCCACGGTGACGGTGAGCTTCGAGGTGTGGGCGTCGCGGGCGCCGCTGTTCGAGGTCTATGGAACCAAGGGCACCATCGCGGTACCGGATCCCAACCGCTTCTCCGACGCCGTGGAGGTCTGGACGGTGGAGACACCGGAATGGACCGAGGTGCCCGTCTCGGCGGGCTATGCGGATGCCGGCCGCGGCGTCGGGCTCGCCGATCTGGCGCGCGCCATCGAGACCGATCGCCCCCACCGGGCGTCGGGGGAGCTGGCGTTCCACGTGCTCGAAATCATGGATGCGGTGCTCTGTGCGGCGAGTGAACACCGGGTGCTAGAGCTCACCAGCACCGTCGAACGACCGGAACCGGTTCCTTCAGGAGCCAGCCCGGCCAGTTGGTGA
- a CDS encoding ice-binding family protein, translating to MLVVSGAGQANAVTPPSVGLGTADSFDVLGASTVTNTGNSVINDGDVGLFPGSAVVGFPPAIVSNGVIHSSDAQAEQAQNDVVTAYNDAAGRTPDESNIIDLGGRTLVPGVYSGDALSITGDLTLDGDASSVFIFQAASTLITGSASRVLFTGGANQCNVFWKVGTSATLGSNSTFVGTILALTAISADTGASITGRLFARTAAVTLDDNTIVRSSDCAPRSAIVASTPSSITRAAIAAAAAAADAATARAAAIRAAELAATGVNSAPLAITGSLLVILGSTMVIGRRFTKRSQRHRLG from the coding sequence ATGTTGGTGGTTTCTGGCGCAGGTCAGGCCAATGCGGTGACGCCGCCGTCGGTCGGTCTCGGGACCGCGGACAGTTTCGACGTGCTCGGGGCTTCGACCGTGACGAATACCGGGAATTCGGTTATCAACGACGGTGATGTCGGTTTGTTTCCCGGGAGCGCAGTGGTGGGCTTTCCGCCGGCCATCGTCAGCAACGGGGTGATTCATTCGAGCGATGCCCAGGCTGAGCAGGCCCAAAACGACGTTGTGACGGCGTATAACGATGCCGCTGGGCGAACGCCCGACGAGTCGAACATCATTGATCTCGGGGGGCGGACCTTGGTCCCTGGCGTGTATTCGGGAGATGCGCTCTCGATCACGGGCGACCTTACTCTCGACGGAGACGCATCTTCCGTCTTCATTTTCCAGGCCGCGAGCACGCTCATCACCGGTTCCGCGAGCCGTGTGCTTTTCACGGGCGGAGCGAATCAGTGCAATGTCTTCTGGAAAGTGGGAACCTCAGCGACCTTGGGCAGTAACTCGACCTTCGTCGGCACGATCCTCGCGTTGACTGCGATTTCCGCCGATACCGGAGCCTCCATCACGGGACGCCTATTCGCTCGCACCGCCGCGGTGACGCTGGACGACAACACCATAGTGCGGTCGAGCGATTGTGCGCCGCGGTCGGCAATCGTGGCGAGCACGCCATCATCGATAACGCGAGCCGCGATTGCAGCTGCGGCTGCTGCTGCGGACGCTGCAACTGCACGGGCTGCCGCCATCCGAGCCGCGGAGCTCGCCGCCACGGGAGTCAATTCGGCTCCGCTCGCCATAACGGGGTCCCTCCTTGTCATCTTGGGATCGACGATGGTGATCGGCCGCAGGTTCACCAAAAGATCGCAGCGGCACCGGCTCGGCTGA
- a CDS encoding HTH domain-containing protein, whose translation MTVEAHDPAAELGRLVAEGRISEDALQAITGIQADTLLRLLENTQPGMARVTTKTQPPSNDDTSRFSIVAAQLTTGLQIADDDRLKAIFRSLTAECHLTVRNVALLTGLEVDDVEKALHDPRTLTFERKYGLAIRGSFLINAVSRARGR comes from the coding sequence ATGACGGTGGAGGCACACGATCCCGCGGCGGAACTGGGGCGCCTCGTCGCGGAAGGTCGCATCTCCGAGGATGCACTCCAGGCCATCACGGGAATCCAGGCCGACACCCTTCTCCGCCTGCTCGAAAACACACAGCCCGGGATGGCGCGAGTCACGACGAAGACGCAGCCCCCATCGAATGACGACACCTCGAGATTTTCGATTGTCGCGGCGCAGCTGACCACGGGATTGCAGATCGCCGATGACGACCGGCTCAAGGCGATCTTCAGATCGTTGACGGCCGAGTGTCATCTCACCGTTCGGAACGTCGCCCTGTTGACGGGGCTCGAAGTCGACGACGTGGAGAAGGCCCTGCACGACCCACGCACCCTAACCTTCGAGCGCAAGTACGGGCTGGCGATCAGGGGATCGTTCCTCATCAACGCCGTCAGCCGCGCCCGCGGTCGGTGA